The genomic segment GAGTTTTTGGAACTCTCAAGCGAAGACCAAAGTAAACTCTCTGATCTATACACACTACACCGGTATAAATCTAAGATGTCTACCAGCGTAGTCTAAAGATTCAACTTTTTTGTTAATCTAACTAAGGCATATCCCCGAGGCCACCAGCATTTAATACAGACGAATAACCATTGGCTTCAAGGATTTGTTTCGCACGTTCGCTTCGAGCCCCTGACCGACAATAAACAATAATATTTTTCTGTTTGTCTTTCAATTGATTTAGATTGGTAGGAAGGGCATCCACTGGAATGTTCATTGCCCCAGAATAGTGGCCTTCCGAATACTCAGATTTTGTTCGAACATCTACAACGATTGCTCCATTTTGGATCCATTGTTTTACCATATCTTTATCTCCTTTCGACTGGATTCGTTTTACAAAAATAAAAAGAAGTCCAATTACAAGTCCCAACATCAGGAAAGATTTCATACTTTCTCCTTTTTCCCCAATTTCTAGTTGCCAGATTTTTCGTCAACGAAAGTATATACTATAGGGGGTATGGTATTTACCAAATCAAAACCTCCTCTTATGGTTTTTGGGGAATCCAAATTTCCATAGAATTTGATTTTAGCAAAAGGAGCAAGTTTCGTTATATGATCACTGATCCAATAGAAAAAATTGAAATCCGGCCACTCTATGATTTAGAATCGGGTACCTGGACTTATCTCTTACTCGAAAAAACATCGAAACTCTCTGTTTTGATTGATCCTGTATTAGAACGTATGGAAAGAGACCTGAGCCATATTCAAGAACTTGGATATAAATTGTCAGCCACCATAGACACACATATGCATGCAGACCATATCACTTCTGCGGGAGTTCTTGGAGAGAAAACAAATTCGGAGGCCTTTGCTTCGGAACATTCCGGTGCCGAATGTGCATCGAAATTTCTGAAAGATGAAGATTTGTTTTCTATCGGGAATCTTAAATTCCGCGTCCTCCATACTCCGGGCCATACACCTTGTTCCCTTTCCCTTCTATTGAATGGAAAATATCTTTTTTCAGGTGATGCTCTTTTTGTCCGAGGTTGTGGTCGAACCGATTTCCAAGGTGGAAGTGCGGACGATTTGTACAAATCCATTACAGAAAAACTTTTTTCAT from the Leptospira terpstrae serovar Hualin str. LT 11-33 = ATCC 700639 genome contains:
- a CDS encoding MBL fold metallo-hydrolase is translated as MITDPIEKIEIRPLYDLESGTWTYLLLEKTSKLSVLIDPVLERMERDLSHIQELGYKLSATIDTHMHADHITSAGVLGEKTNSEAFASEHSGAECASKFLKDEDLFSIGNLKFRVLHTPGHTPCSLSLLLNGKYLFSGDALFVRGCGRTDFQGGSADDLYKSITEKLFSLPDETIVLPGHDYKGFLSTTIGEEKKWNPRIAGKSLSEFKEIMDNLNLPEPKKIHEAVPANRACGKVS
- a CDS encoding rhodanese-like domain-containing protein; the encoded protein is MKSFLMLGLVIGLLFIFVKRIQSKGDKDMVKQWIQNGAIVVDVRTKSEYSEGHYSGAMNIPVDALPTNLNQLKDKQKNIIVYCRSGARSERAKQILEANGYSSVLNAGGLGDMP